The Halotia branconii CENA392 region ATTGGTGCCATGTCCTATGTTCGAGGCAATCCTCACGATTATGACCACTGGCAGGAATTGGGGAATTCCGGTTGGAGTTACCAGGATGTCTTGCCCTACTTCAAGAAATCTGAGCATCAACAACACGGTGTTTCCGAATTTCACGGCGTAGACGGAGAGTTGAGCGTCACCGATCTCATTGCACCTGCTGCGATTACTCAACGATTTATCGACGCAGCGATGGCATTGGGCTATGACTACAACCCCGATTTCAACGCAAAGCAGCAGGAAGGGGTAGGGCCGTGTCAAGTTACCATCAAGGACGGGAAACGGCACAGTACTGCTGCTGCCTTTCTTGTGCCTATCCTCCAGCGTTTCAACTTGACTGTCACAACTGGGGCGTTGGTAACTAGATTGTTGTTTGAGGGTACCCGCGCCGTTGGAGTGGAATATCTACACGAAGGAAGGTTGCACCAAGTCAGGGTCAACGTTGAAGTAGTTTTAAGTGCGGGCGTGTTCGATTCGCCCAAACTGCTAATGCTCTCTGGCATTGGGGATGCAAAATCCTTACATGTATTAGGCATTTCTGTCGTGACTGATTTGCCAGGTGTCGGTCAAAACCTGCAAGACCACATTTTTGGTAGTGTATCATACCAGGCAATTGAAGATTTACACCCTGCAAGCAGCAGTAGTATCGGGGAAGCTCAACTATTTTTGTATAGCGAGAAGAATGCCGAGATTACACCCGATTTACAGTTTTTCTTCGGTCCCAATCTGTTTTTACCGCCTGACTATGCTCGACCGGAGTTTGGTTTTACAGGTATCGCGATCTTAACCCATCCCCAAAACGTTGGTAGTGTCAGTTTGCGATCGTCCGATCCGAAAGATGCACCGATGATTCGGATGAACCATCTGCAAAGTGAAGTAGATGTTCAAAAGTTAGTGGCTGGCATTAAGTTGATGCGCCAGTTGTTCCAGCACAGCACCTTTGATGAGTATCGCGGTGCAGAAATTGCGCCGGGTACTGATGTGATGAGTGATGAAGCATTAGTTGCTTATATTCGAGATACTGGCAGCACGTTCTGGCATTCGGTTGGCACTTGCAAGATGGGAACTGATCCAATGGCAGTCGTAGACCCTGAACTACGAGTGCATGGCATAGAAGGATTGCGAGTGGTCGATGCTTCGATCATGCCCATCATCACGACAGGAAATACGAATGCACCGACCATCATGATTGGCGAAAAGGCAGCGGATTTAATTAAAGGTGCGTATCGTGTTCCATAGCAGGTTCCTCTGACGATCTCTGAACGGTAGTTAAGTTTTTAATGCAAGCGGCACAACCATTCACAACAATAGGTAACTATCATGATGCTTGAAAATAAGGTGGCTTTAGTAACGGGAGGAACAGTGGGAATTGGTCGAGCCACTGCGACCCTCGCGGTATCTGCAAAGCAGCGTGCCGTCGGTGCTACTGGAGCCAAAGTAGTATTCTCTAGCAGACGCGAGGCAGAACGTGAAACAACTTCTAAAGGTGATACTTTTTCGTTCCTACTTTACTTTAGTAAGTAACTGGCTTACTGTCTAAATGGCAATTGTAATTTCTGGTTGAGGCAATATGGCAAGCATTCTGCATATTGATTCAAGTCCGCGTGGCGATCGCTCCAAATCTCGCAAGTTGGCAAAGGAGTTTATAGTTGCGTGGCAAGACTTACATCCTGATGACGCGATCGCCTATCGTGATTTAAGGCAAACGCCAGTTCCTCACGTCACCGAAGACTGGATTGCGGCTGCCTTTACTCCACCAAAAGCACTGACTCCAGAAATGGCTGAACTGCTGAAGTTTTCCGATGAGTTGGTGGATGAGTTTTTGGCGGCCGATCGGTGTGTGTTCAGCGTGCCGATGTACAACTTCAGCATTCCGTCCAACTTCAAAGCATACATCGATCAAGTAGTTCGTGTGGGTCGCACATTCACGGAGGAGGATGGTCAAGTCAAAGGACTTGCGAACGGTAAAAAAGTGTTGTTTATCACATCACGAGGCGTTGAATATGGAGCAGGTTCTCCTTATGAAGGATGGGATTGTCAGGAACCTGCGCTTCGGTATGCTTTTCAATTCATGGGTGTGACTGATCTTCAGTTCATTCATGCCAATGGTCTAGATATGGGAGACGAGGCACAAAAACGGGGGCTAGACGAAGCACAATCTAAAATTCAAGAATTAGTTAATAGTTGGTAGCGCCAGCCAGCTAACAAGTCGATGAAACGGACAATTGAGAGATTTTGGTTGTGATGCAAAGGTTTTCTGCCGCCGCCTATCTTGGTCGTTAGTCGTTCATCTGTTGCGATCTGCAATGCTAAGTCGGCATATATCATCACACATGAAAACAGAAGTTTAACTCGCGCCCAGTTGCAGCAGGCGATCAATTATATCCAAACGCATTTGAGTCGAGATCTATTGTTGACTGAATTGGCAAGCGTCATCAATATCAGCCCGACTTACTTCGCGAGTGTATTCAAACAAGCAATGGGAATTTCGCCGCATCAGTACGTGATTCAACAGCGCGTGGAACAAGCAAAATTAATGTTATTGAAAACGGATTTAGCGATAACCCTTCAAGATAGCTTCGCTTACCGCGGACATTGCCTTACAAGTCGGTAACTCTTGCCAAAGTCATTTGACGCAACAGTTTAAGCACTTGACTGGAATGATACCGTTTCACTTTAAAGTTGATACATTTGGGCAAGCAGGGGAAGCAGGGGAAGCAGGGGGAGTAAGAAAAGTAATTTGTATCAATAATTTCGTGAAATGGTATGACTCCGCGCGCAGGTTCGCTAACACGATAAGAATCTGATAAGGCATCATAAGAATTTGAAAGAAGTTAAGCGTTGAAACTCGGTACACTTCAGATCAATACAATAAGAGTGATGCTGAGAGAAACACAATGATACTTCAAGATAAAGTGGCTTTAGTCACTGGAGGAACATCGGGAATTGGTCGAGCAACTGCGATCGCCTTTGGTGCTGCCGGAGCAAAAGTCGTGTTCTCAGGCAGACGCGACACAGAAGGTGAAAAAACCGCCAAACTGATTCGCGAAACGGGCGCTGAATGTTTATACGTCCATTCCGATGCCTCGAATGAGGAAGATATCAAAGCGTTAGTACAACAGACAGTTGAAACTTACGGACGGCTCGATTGTGCCTTCAATAATGTAGGTCATGAGGGACTGATTAAACCCCTGCACGAACAGCCGATCAAGGATTTCGACAAACTGATGGCGCTCAATGTGCGCGGACTATTTCTGTGCATGAAGTACGAAATTCAGCAAATGTTGTCTCAAGGATCTGGAGTGATTGTGAATAACTCCTCAGTTGTAGGCTTGTTTGGATTTCCAGGAGGCTCTCCTTACAGCGCCAGTAAACATGCCGTCATGGGGCTAACGCGATCGGCAGCATTGGACTACGCTAGGCAGGGCATTCGGATTAATGCGGTGAATCCTGCAAACATTGCGACTGAGGGACTCGATCGGGCCTATAAGAAACTGGGCATCACGGCTGATGCTATGACACCGATGGTTCCGATGGGTCGCATTGCTCAGGCAAAAGAAGCCGCTCAAGCGATTGTGTTTCTCTGCTCTGATGCTGCCAGCTACATCACAGGACAACCCTTAGTCATTGACGGTGGAATCACAGTGAGTTGATTTTTGATTGTTGATCGTGGACTCACAGTGAACCGATCCATTTCAAAAGAGAACAAATGGGCTTGATTTTCAAATCGCATCTATCTAAAGGAGGGATTCTATGTTAACTTTTGTCTTAGTTCATGGCTCATGGCATGATGGCTCTGCTTGGAAAGCAGTTATCGAGCATTTAGAAGCAAAAGGACATCAGGCTTTTGCTCCCACGATCGCTGGACATGGAAAAGGCGTGAATAAAAATGTTAACCATGCTCAATGTACGCAATCGATCGTTGATTATATTGTTAGCAAAGACTTAACGGATATCGTCCTATTAGGACATAGCTTCGGCGGAACTGTTATTGCGAAAGTTGCCGAAGTGATTCCCGATCGCATTCGACGGCTGATCTTCTTCGCTGCGTTTATCCCCAATGATGGCGAAAGCCTCAATGATAACGTTCCATCGCGCTCTCAAGCGTTATTCGACCAGCTAGCGAGCGAATCGGATGATCGTACGGTGATGCTACCTTTTGAGATTTGGCGAGAAGCGTTTCTCAACGATGCTGACCTCGACTTGGCTAAATCCAGTTATGCACAATTATCATCAGAACCCTATCAATCGATGATTGACAAGTTGGACTTGAAGCGGTTTTACGCGCTGCCGATTCCCAAAAGTTACCTCTACTGTACGGAAGACACTGCTTTACCGCAAGGCGAGTGGGGCTGGCATCCCAAAATGTCTAGCCGCTTAGGGCAATTTCGGCTCGTGCAAATGCCCGGTAGTCATGAGGTGATGTTTTCTAACCCTATCGGTTTAGCTGAAAAGATTATTGTGGCAGGACGTGACTAGCAACACTATTACTGATCGGGTTTGCATAGAAAGGCAGGAGGAATTTTAAATGGCAACAAAGGTGAATCGGCAGTGGCGGCTTGTCTCGCGTCCCATAGGTTTGATTGCAGAATCGGATTTTGAATGGAGGCAGGAACCCGTACCCACGCTAGAAGAAGGACAAATCCTCGTCCGTAACATTTATCTGTCGAGAAGCAATAGGAGTCCCGCATGGAACGGTATTTAGGTGCATTTGAACATTTATATTGGCTCTACAACCAGTTTTATTCGATAGATTTTGCCACCGTTGCGAAACTTCAGGGACAGTTTAGTTGCAAGCAACTTTCGACGGTGCTTAGGCAAGTTCAGCAACACCATCCGCTGCTCCGAGTCCGCATCGCCACTGACGCGATCGGACAGCCTAAATTTGTCGAAACCGACGACGAGATTCCGCTGCGGCTGGTCGCGAGAAAAGACGATCGGCACTGGCAAGCAGAACTCGAAGTCGAACTGGCTCGCTCATTGGATTGGCAGGTTGCACCCTTACTGCGAGTTGTGCTGCTGCAATCGGGGGCTGAATCCGAACTGATGATTATTTGCCATCATGCGATCGCAGATGGGCTATCTGGCGTTTATCTCGTGCGAGATATTCTCCAAGGGTTAAAAGGCAAAATATTTGAGCGATCGGACTTTTCTGCGGCATTATCGCTTGAATCAGCCATTCCTGGTATCGCACCCTTAAAAGAAGCAACTGTTAAGCCCAAAGACTATCTACCACCCCCGTCTCGTCCTCCCCAACCTCACATTCACACCGTTGTCCTCTCTCTTGAACTCACCCAGCAACTGATCCAACACAGTCGAGCCGAACACACAACCGTACACGGTGCAATCAGTGCGGCGTTCTTGCTCGCGCTGACTCAGCAAGACGTTAAACTCAGCGATGTGATGCGATGTTCACATCCTGTCAATGCACGATCGCAGCTATTTTTACCGATGCCAGATGCAGTTGGGTTGTATGTTTGTTTGCGGATGACGACTCATTCCCTTGAGGCGGATTCCGCATTTTGGGATGTTGCTCGCTCGGTCAAATCTCAACTCTCACAAATCGACACTGCCCAGCAGTTAGTCGAGGAGCGCCAACTTCGACAACCTATGATGGCGAATCTCACCGATGCCACCGCCTTTGTTGAAGAAGTGCGATCGCAATATCTCTGTCAACTGACCGTCACAAATCTCGGTCGCATCGATATGGCTCAACAATACGGTAATATTCGGATTGAAGCACTCCATGTCCCTATTCCCGCATCAGGTGTGGATCTAGGGCAGATTGTGGGAGTTGCGACCTTGGGCGATCGCCTCGCCCTCACGCTTTCATCTACACCACTGATTGATGTGGATCGGGCCCAAAGCGATCGGGCTGCAACTGCCTTTTTATCGGCAGGAGTGAAGCTTTTAGAACTTGCAGTAGTACAGGAAGTTGCATCCGAAGTTGCTTAGCCCACATAATGTAACATTCTGAAGTTACAATCTTTTGCATTTCATTAGCCCTGTTTTGTCACTTTGGGAGAAGCCAATCTTTAAAAGCCTTTCAGAGTTATAATCTTCAGGGTTAGGCTACAAATTTTAGTTACTGTTAGAAAATAAAGGCTCAAAGCTTTATTCAATCAAAGTTTCAGAATCTTGCTTCGATTATTGTTTTCCGAGAGTGACACAAGAGGGTTAGTCACAAATTCGCGCTTCACCATAAGAATTTGACAAATTATTGTAAGAATCTGAAAGAAGTTGGGCAATGGAAGTCATTACGATTTAGATAGAAACAACCAAAATAATTGCACCCAGACAGTATCGCAAATAGAGCAATATACAACTGCCAAAGACTTGTACCACACAGATTGGAGTTGCTACAAACCCAATTGCGATCGCCTATGGCGGGCGGGTACGCCATTGCGACAGTCACATTAATATTGGAGATCGAGTCATGAACCAAACAGCAGATTTCTTCGTTCGTAGCGCAGTCCTGGAAACGACCCGATCTTATATGGGCGGTCTGTTGACTTTTCTCGCAACGTCTGCCGAGACTGGAAACCGCTCCTTTCTTCTAGAGGTGCGGACGGTACCGGGAGCAGAGCCACCGCCCCATCTACACTATGAACAGGATGAAGTGTTTTACATTCTAGAAGGTGAAATAGAGGTGTACTGCATGGGTCAGGTGAGAATAGCGCGGGCGGGCGAAATGGTCTTCCTCCCCCGAATGCAGGCGCACGCATTCTACTTCCTCTCGCCCACCCTCCGGTTCCTCGCTCTGGTGCAACCGGGAGGCATAGACGGATACTTTGAAGCCATGTCAACTCCAGCGACCAGCATGGAAATCCCGGCAAACGCAACCACTTACGCGGACTCCGATTCTGCTGCCGCAATCGCGCTGGCTGCCAAGTACGGAGTCAAGATGCTGACCCCGGAAGAAACAGCAAAACTGCTGCCACAATACCCCGGCTTCGGGGTGCCGCGATTTGGTTAGAAGCAACACAATCCTAGTCATAAATAAACTTCAAGTCAATCGATGGAGGATAATCTAATGCAATCAAAACTAAATACAATCGAGGACATTCTTGATGCTCACTTAGCATTAATGGCTACAGATACCGAAGCCTGGGCAGATCTACTCGCTGAAGATGTCATTGTGGACTTTCCGTATGCACCTTCCCTTGGTAGGTCAGGACGATTAGAAGGCAAATCTGCCGCATACAACCATGTCAAAACAGCACTCACTCAAATGCAAAATTTGACATTCTCCAGTGTGCGTAAATATCCAACGACAGACCCAAATGTTCTCTGGGCTGAGCTGCATGGATCGGCTCTAATTCCTACTACGGGTCGTCGTTATGAACAAGATTATGTCGTTCGACTAAAAGTCAAAGATGGCAAGACTGTCTACTACAGGGAATATTGGAACCCTATTGCTCTCACAGATGCCTTCGACAGCACCCGAAATTTTACTGCCGAGTAATTAGGTGAAGTTATTGCGGTTGAATCACACTTCAGGGATGTGAAGTTGTAGAGACGACATGGGAAGGAGAAACTATGACAATTACGCCTAGTCAGAACAGGACTTTGTTCAACGATCTTGCAGCACTACTCACAGGGCAGCTTGTTCTGCATGAGGACGCTGGCTATGAACAGGTGCGCCAACTCTGGAATGGCAGAGTGAAAACCCGACCCGCCGCGATCGCTCGTTGTTTAACTGTAGAAGATGTCATTCATACCGTTCGCTGGACGCGAGCAAACGGTTTGCCACTTTCGGTTCGAGGGGGAGGACACGACTTTGCCGGACGAGCGCTGGCTCAGAATGGTGTCGCGATCAATTTGTCCCAGATGAAAGCTGTCACCATCGATCCAGACAAGCGCACAGCCCATGTTCAAGGTGGAGCAACAGCAGGCGACCTGATTGAGGCAGCAGAGAAATATGGGTTGGCAACCACTACAGGAACCGCCTCCCTTGGGATGTCTGGATTTACCCTAGTACTCTGGCAAGTCAACTTTGCTGGGTTAATGGGAAAAAAGTCCAGTTCTTTTCTCCCCCTGCTTCCTCTGCTTCCCCTGCTTCCCCTGCTTGCCTCCACCCGTCATTTTTGGGTTGACAAACCACTAGGAGGAGGCTATAGCCCTCTGACAGGGGCTTATGGACTGGGTGTTGATAACCTGCTATCCGCACAGGTCGTCATTGCCGACGGGCAACTTGTGACCGCAAACGCCCAGGAAAATGCAGACCTGTTTTGGGGACTGCGCGGCGGCGGCGGCAACTTTGGCGTTGTCGTCTCCTTGGAGTATCGCCTGCATCCCCTGACAACGGTGCTATCGGGTATGTTGTTCTATCCTCTGGAGCAAGCTAGAGCAGTGTTTCGCCAGTTCAACGAGTTCATCGCCATAGCACCCGATGAATTGACGATTCAATTTGGGTTCATCCAAACGCCAGAGGGTCAGACGGTTTTGTTGCTCTCACCGACATATTGTGGTGCGCCGGAAGCAGGCGAGGCAGCGATCGCTCCTCTGCGGACATTTGGCACACTGCTGGTCGATCGGGTGCAACCCGTCACCTATAATGGAATGGCACTAAGAAAAGCTGTAAGGTATGTGAGATAAGGATTACAGCTTTTAATGCCAGGGAGCGGAGTAATGGCATAGATTACTGCGATCGCTCTAGGAGAGATGATGTAGGGTTGCCCAAAAAGTTTTTGTAGGTAGAAAAAGCTTACTCGTCTGTGAAATACTTTTTTTGAGACGAGCAAGCGAATACGATAATTACTACTGTGACACTACGAGTACAAATCCTCAAGGACAAATTGAATCAAAGTTTAGGGCTACCTTTTAAAGAATTATTGCCAGAATCTGCAATTAGGCAAACAATCTCTGATTTAAAGATCAAATACAAAAAGCGATTATTTGACCCATTTATAACGTTGTGGGCATTTTTATCTCAAGTTTTAGATACTGATAAAACTTGCCACAATGCTGTGAGTAAGATAATTGCACATTTGGCAGAATCAGAGGTAGAAGTTCCCTCAACAGATACAAGTGCATACTGCCAAGCAAGGTCGAGATTACCAGAAAAATTATTGGAGAAACTCTTCAATTATTCAGCACAAAATTTAGAAGAGAAAGTGACACAAGAAAACTTATGGTGTGGTCGGAATGTGAAAGTGATAGATGGCTCGACTGTCTCCATGCCGGACACTGTAGAGAATCAAAAAGAATACCCTCAACCTAGTAGTCAGAAACCTGGATGTGGATTCCCAATTGCCAAAATTGGGGTGATATTCAGTTTAGCTACAGGAGCCGCTATTGCATTATGTATCGATGTTCTGAACACCCATGATATTAAATTAGCAAGGAGGTTGTACAGTTTTCTCAAACCAAATGATGTGCTTTTAGGGGATAGAGCGTTTTGCGCTTACGCTGATATGTTTGCTATTAAACAACTTGATTGTGATGCCGTATTTCGTAAGCATTCATCTCGCACAACAACCATGCGAAAAGGCAAAATCGTTGGAGACTGTGACAAGCTTGTTACTTGGTATAAACCTAAAAGATGCCCTTCATGGTTGAGTAAAGACGAATTTGATGCTCTACCTCCTTCAATAATTGTACGAGAAATTTACTACTACATTGTAATTCCTGGTTTTCGTACTGCAAGAGTCAGTTTAATCACTACTTTATTAGATCAAGCAATTTATCCGACCTTAAAAATAGTTCAAATCTACTATCAACGGTGGCAAGTTGAACTCGATTTAAGACATTTGAAAACTACTCTAGGTATGGATGTTTTGCGATGTAAAACCCCTTCAATGGTACGCAAAGAAATTCATGTTTATTTACTTGCTTACAATTTACTTCGGAGCTTGATGTGGCAGGCTGGGACTACTTATAATACCCCTCCAAGTCGTTTATCGCTACAAGGTACTCGCCATCATTTAATTAATTTTATTCCCAAATTCGAGGTTGCTGACTCTAAAAAACGGCTTAGACTTTATTGCACTTTGCTAAAAATTATCGTTCACAAAGAAGTTCCTGACCGTCCCGCACGCACTGAACCACGAGTTATTAAACGCCGCCCCAAAGCTTACCCCAGATTGACCAAACCCCGGCAAGAATTACGCAAACAATTGCAGAATGCTTAAATCACAAGCCTTTTAGGTTTTCTTAGTGCCATTCACCTATAATGCTCTGATTCATCGAGCAGAGATCGCCCCGAAAGGTCGCCAATCGAGATAACCTGCTGCAAGCTCCTGATTTTAGCCAGTTGATCGCAATCGATAACTTTGACGGTGGTGCTGACTGGACAAGACTCAGGGATTTTGGAGCGTATGAGCAAAACAACAACCCTGATGGGCAAGATGTCGTTAACAACCTCTATGATTTGCTCATAGAGGACAATACAGCCTATGTGGTGGATGCAGGTGCGAACGATTTACTCAGTCAGCGAGCCTTTGGCAGCGAACTGACTCTAGAAACAGTCTTTCCAATTATTTATACCACGACCGATCCGCTCACGGGTGAATCAGTGGTGCGGCAGCCTGTCCCCAATTCAATGCCGGATCAACTGCCGATCGCGCTGATGCTGCAAGGTGCTTTGGTCGATAAAGCAGACTATTCTAACTATGCCCAAACAGTCGCCAGCTATGGATTTGTGGTCGTGGTTCCTAACAATCAGCGGACGGTAACCCCACCCAATGGTGAAACGGTGACGGGTCTACTTTCTGAGCAAGGACAAGTGAACGCGGTGCTGGAGCAGATGAAAGTGGAAGATGCCGATCCGACTTCACCGATTTTTGAAATTGCCGATACCGAAACACTAGGACTCCTGGGACACTCGTTTGGCGGAGCCGTCGGATTAGGCGCAACACAGGATGAGATTTGCATACCCGGAATTTGCTCCCAAGACTACACAATTCCTCCAGAGTTGCAGGCAGGTATTTTCTATGGCACTAGCTTTCGCGATCGGCAAACTGGAGAATTTTTGCCCATCGATAACGAAGGAATCGCCGTCGGGCTGATTCAGGGCAGTTTGGATGGCGTGATTCCACCGAGCAATAGTCAAACAACTTACGATCGCATTCTCAACC contains the following coding sequences:
- a CDS encoding helix-turn-helix domain-containing protein, encoding MASVINISPTYFASVFKQAMGISPHQYVIQQRVEQAKLMLLKTDLAITLQDSFAYRGHCLTSR
- a CDS encoding cupin domain-containing protein, whose product is MNQTADFFVRSAVLETTRSYMGGLLTFLATSAETGNRSFLLEVRTVPGAEPPPHLHYEQDEVFYILEGEIEVYCMGQVRIARAGEMVFLPRMQAHAFYFLSPTLRFLALVQPGGIDGYFEAMSTPATSMEIPANATTYADSDSAAAIALAAKYGVKMLTPEETAKLLPQYPGFGVPRFG
- a CDS encoding IS4 family transposase, whose amino-acid sequence is MTLRVQILKDKLNQSLGLPFKELLPESAIRQTISDLKIKYKKRLFDPFITLWAFLSQVLDTDKTCHNAVSKIIAHLAESEVEVPSTDTSAYCQARSRLPEKLLEKLFNYSAQNLEEKVTQENLWCGRNVKVIDGSTVSMPDTVENQKEYPQPSSQKPGCGFPIAKIGVIFSLATGAAIALCIDVLNTHDIKLARRLYSFLKPNDVLLGDRAFCAYADMFAIKQLDCDAVFRKHSSRTTTMRKGKIVGDCDKLVTWYKPKRCPSWLSKDEFDALPPSIIVREIYYYIVIPGFRTARVSLITTLLDQAIYPTLKIVQIYYQRWQVELDLRHLKTTLGMDVLRCKTPSMVRKEIHVYLLAYNLLRSLMWQAGTTYNTPPSRLSLQGTRHHLINFIPKFEVADSKKRLRLYCTLLKIIVHKEVPDRPARTEPRVIKRRPKAYPRLTKPRQELRKQLQNA
- a CDS encoding glucose 1-dehydrogenase, which gives rise to MILQDKVALVTGGTSGIGRATAIAFGAAGAKVVFSGRRDTEGEKTAKLIRETGAECLYVHSDASNEEDIKALVQQTVETYGRLDCAFNNVGHEGLIKPLHEQPIKDFDKLMALNVRGLFLCMKYEIQQMLSQGSGVIVNNSSVVGLFGFPGGSPYSASKHAVMGLTRSAALDYARQGIRINAVNPANIATEGLDRAYKKLGITADAMTPMVPMGRIAQAKEAAQAIVFLCSDAASYITGQPLVIDGGITVS
- a CDS encoding GMC family oxidoreductase; this encodes MIQYDYIVIGAGSAGCVVANRLSEDPNVNVLLLEAGNPDTKPEIQVPADSFKLLGTEVDWGYVSEPEPYLNHRKMPCSHGKVLGGSSSIGAMSYVRGNPHDYDHWQELGNSGWSYQDVLPYFKKSEHQQHGVSEFHGVDGELSVTDLIAPAAITQRFIDAAMALGYDYNPDFNAKQQEGVGPCQVTIKDGKRHSTAAAFLVPILQRFNLTVTTGALVTRLLFEGTRAVGVEYLHEGRLHQVRVNVEVVLSAGVFDSPKLLMLSGIGDAKSLHVLGISVVTDLPGVGQNLQDHIFGSVSYQAIEDLHPASSSSIGEAQLFLYSEKNAEITPDLQFFFGPNLFLPPDYARPEFGFTGIAILTHPQNVGSVSLRSSDPKDAPMIRMNHLQSEVDVQKLVAGIKLMRQLFQHSTFDEYRGAEIAPGTDVMSDEALVAYIRDTGSTFWHSVGTCKMGTDPMAVVDPELRVHGIEGLRVVDASIMPIITTGNTNAPTIMIGEKAADLIKGAYRVP
- a CDS encoding FAD-binding oxidoreductase encodes the protein MTITPSQNRTLFNDLAALLTGQLVLHEDAGYEQVRQLWNGRVKTRPAAIARCLTVEDVIHTVRWTRANGLPLSVRGGGHDFAGRALAQNGVAINLSQMKAVTIDPDKRTAHVQGGATAGDLIEAAEKYGLATTTGTASLGMSGFTLVLWQVNFAGLMGKKSSSFLPLLPLLPLLPLLASTRHFWVDKPLGGGYSPLTGAYGLGVDNLLSAQVVIADGQLVTANAQENADLFWGLRGGGGNFGVVVSLEYRLHPLTTVLSGMLFYPLEQARAVFRQFNEFIAIAPDELTIQFGFIQTPEGQTVLLLSPTYCGAPEAGEAAIAPLRTFGTLLVDRVQPVTYNGMALRKAVRYVR
- a CDS encoding alpha/beta fold hydrolase, whose product is MLTFVLVHGSWHDGSAWKAVIEHLEAKGHQAFAPTIAGHGKGVNKNVNHAQCTQSIVDYIVSKDLTDIVLLGHSFGGTVIAKVAEVIPDRIRRLIFFAAFIPNDGESLNDNVPSRSQALFDQLASESDDRTVMLPFEIWREAFLNDADLDLAKSSYAQLSSEPYQSMIDKLDLKRFYALPIPKSYLYCTEDTALPQGEWGWHPKMSSRLGQFRLVQMPGSHEVMFSNPIGLAEKIIVAGRD
- a CDS encoding condensation domain-containing protein, giving the protein MERYLGAFEHLYWLYNQFYSIDFATVAKLQGQFSCKQLSTVLRQVQQHHPLLRVRIATDAIGQPKFVETDDEIPLRLVARKDDRHWQAELEVELARSLDWQVAPLLRVVLLQSGAESELMIICHHAIADGLSGVYLVRDILQGLKGKIFERSDFSAALSLESAIPGIAPLKEATVKPKDYLPPPSRPPQPHIHTVVLSLELTQQLIQHSRAEHTTVHGAISAAFLLALTQQDVKLSDVMRCSHPVNARSQLFLPMPDAVGLYVCLRMTTHSLEADSAFWDVARSVKSQLSQIDTAQQLVEERQLRQPMMANLTDATAFVEEVRSQYLCQLTVTNLGRIDMAQQYGNIRIEALHVPIPASGVDLGQIVGVATLGDRLALTLSSTPLIDVDRAQSDRAATAFLSAGVKLLELAVVQEVASEVA
- a CDS encoding FMN-dependent NADH-azoreductase, with product MASILHIDSSPRGDRSKSRKLAKEFIVAWQDLHPDDAIAYRDLRQTPVPHVTEDWIAAAFTPPKALTPEMAELLKFSDELVDEFLAADRCVFSVPMYNFSIPSNFKAYIDQVVRVGRTFTEEDGQVKGLANGKKVLFITSRGVEYGAGSPYEGWDCQEPALRYAFQFMGVTDLQFIHANGLDMGDEAQKRGLDEAQSKIQELVNSW
- a CDS encoding nuclear transport factor 2 family protein, producing the protein MQSKLNTIEDILDAHLALMATDTEAWADLLAEDVIVDFPYAPSLGRSGRLEGKSAAYNHVKTALTQMQNLTFSSVRKYPTTDPNVLWAELHGSALIPTTGRRYEQDYVVRLKVKDGKTVYYREYWNPIALTDAFDSTRNFTAE
- a CDS encoding alpha/beta hydrolase family protein, whose product is MPDQLPIALMLQGALVDKADYSNYAQTVASYGFVVVVPNNQRTVTPPNGETVTGLLSEQGQVNAVLEQMKVEDADPTSPIFEIADTETLGLLGHSFGGAVGLGATQDEICIPGICSQDYTIPPELQAGIFYGTSFRDRQTGEFLPIDNEGIAVGLIQGSLDGVIPPSNSQTTYDRILNPPKVSVTVEGANHYSITNVDNPEREPNRPTLGQTTATETIGRWSGLFLRSHLLHDRGAFNYIYGTGDNLDPNVSVISQTPVY